One genomic segment of Paenibacillus sp. FSL H8-0332 includes these proteins:
- a CDS encoding ABC transporter ATP-binding protein — protein sequence MGLSEEPVISIEGLWMNYSDRMVLRGIDLNVYRGQIIGYIGPNGAGKSTTVKIMLGLVEGYNGTIRIFGRDISDGDTAYKRRIGYVPEVAELYDSLTAREYLTFTGELYGLKQADADDKARMLIGLLGMEKAYDMRIASYSKGMKQKVLLIASMLHDPDILFLDEPLSGLDANSVMVVKEIFATLAARGKTIFYSSHIMDVVERISSRIILLDGGVIVADGTFTQLREQSREGSLEEIFNQLTGFDQYRDIASEFVAVIGEGAAHD from the coding sequence ATGGGCTTATCGGAAGAGCCGGTCATTTCAATTGAGGGCTTGTGGATGAATTACAGTGACCGGATGGTGCTGCGGGGGATTGATCTGAATGTCTACCGGGGACAGATTATCGGTTACATCGGACCCAATGGTGCGGGCAAAAGCACTACCGTCAAGATTATGCTCGGGCTGGTGGAGGGCTACAACGGGACCATACGGATTTTTGGCAGGGATATCTCGGACGGAGATACGGCGTATAAAAGAAGGATCGGCTACGTGCCAGAGGTGGCGGAGCTGTATGACAGCCTGACGGCGCGGGAGTATCTGACCTTCACCGGTGAGCTGTATGGACTGAAGCAGGCGGATGCTGATGACAAAGCGCGGATGCTGATAGGACTGCTGGGCATGGAGAAGGCCTATGATATGCGGATTGCCTCCTACTCCAAAGGAATGAAGCAGAAGGTGCTGCTGATTGCCAGTATGCTGCATGACCCGGATATTCTGTTCCTGGATGAGCCGCTCAGCGGGCTGGATGCCAACAGTGTAATGGTGGTTAAGGAGATCTTCGCCACGCTTGCGGCCAGGGGCAAGACGATCTTTTATTCCTCGCATATTATGGATGTGGTCGAGAGAATCAGCAGCCGGATCATCCTGCTGGATGGAGGCGTGATTGTAGCCGATGGAACCTTCACACAGCTGCGGGAGCAGAGCCGTGAGGGGTCGCTGGAGGAGATTTTTAATCAGCTGACCGGGTTCGATCAATACAGGGATATCGCCAGTGAGTTCGTGGCCGTGATTGGCGAGGGTGCGGCGCATGACTGA
- a CDS encoding EAL domain-containing protein, translated as MKLRKKIIIFISFVAILGIGATYLMLHVFLLNRFEKLDKAELERNLSKAVAAYHQELEKLRTGLLDVAVRDETYQFIETAAATGSADSGSTAAAFIRSSLEPTTYPMNHFDMIALLDLGGQPLYGGSYDLPAGTVTPLTQEQLTLIKLIRSRLPVPGTPGESRSGFVNLDKGTMLITLTPILNSSKDKPVIGTAIAGRMLHQDGIAQLWEDTLSTMEMSRLSTPLLADSGGERIWTSPVSGGQMSIHTLLDDLFDAPGMVLTLKEPRQFYNSGMKSLSTFRMFYFISIMLMLGSSILFVNRFILRRMSSLVRNIRMIGSSKDLSIRIPSSGQDEFSEVEVEFNRMIDSLEQTHDELRQQSMLDPLTRLPNRSLFFDKLNEAIAAVKGSDRQIVLVFIDLDHFKTVNDTLGHDFGDAILKETAFRITQVVGRHDVVSRLGGDEFTILLYDVPDEDSIARQLSRIQEALSMPHRIKGHLLYNTASIGISIYPQNGEDADYLVKQADLAMFHVKETGRNNIFQYSEDLEAGIRRKKVLAQQLLSAAAGNEFELHYQPIVSTGQFQVSKVEALLRWNSPSYGNISPAEFIPLAESSGSIVGIGSWVLRQVCADMREFRSRGLELTAAVNISALQLMQPGLLELLLELLDEYELPASSLELEITESVLVSGDGIFLSLQQLRAHGFRISLDDFGTGFSSLSYLRRFPVDVIKIDRSFISEMSREAQGDVLVKAIIELSHNLGLRVVSEGIEQREQFDMLCELGSDELQGYYISRPLQAQALYSFLEQGSYYTRR; from the coding sequence ATGAAACTCCGTAAAAAAATAATCATCTTCATTAGTTTTGTCGCTATCCTCGGAATTGGCGCCACCTATCTGATGCTTCACGTGTTTCTGTTGAACCGCTTCGAGAAGCTGGACAAGGCAGAGCTGGAGCGCAACCTGAGCAAGGCTGTTGCTGCTTATCATCAAGAGCTGGAGAAGCTGAGAACCGGGCTGCTGGATGTTGCTGTCCGGGATGAAACCTATCAATTCATAGAGACCGCAGCGGCTACCGGCTCTGCGGACTCCGGCAGTACGGCTGCCGCCTTCATCCGCAGCAGCCTTGAACCGACTACTTATCCAATGAATCATTTCGATATGATTGCCCTGCTGGATCTGGGCGGACAACCGCTGTACGGCGGATCTTATGATCTGCCGGCAGGAACAGTCACCCCGTTAACCCAGGAACAGCTAACGCTAATCAAGCTGATCAGAAGCCGTCTGCCTGTGCCGGGAACTCCCGGCGAGAGCCGGAGCGGCTTCGTTAATCTGGACAAGGGGACTATGCTAATTACCCTTACCCCTATTCTTAACAGCAGCAAGGACAAGCCGGTCATCGGAACGGCCATTGCCGGACGGATGCTGCACCAGGACGGGATCGCACAGCTCTGGGAGGATACCCTGTCCACGATGGAGATGTCGCGCCTCTCCACCCCCCTGCTTGCGGACAGCGGAGGCGAACGCATCTGGACCAGCCCTGTCTCAGGCGGGCAAATGTCCATTCATACCCTGCTAGACGACCTGTTCGATGCTCCGGGAATGGTCCTCACCCTGAAGGAGCCGCGCCAGTTCTACAACAGCGGGATGAAGTCGCTCTCCACCTTCCGAATGTTCTATTTCATCTCTATTATGTTAATGTTGGGTTCCAGCATACTCTTCGTCAACCGGTTTATTCTGAGAAGGATGTCTTCTCTGGTACGCAACATCCGTATGATCGGCAGCAGCAAGGATCTGTCCATCCGGATTCCCAGCTCCGGGCAGGATGAATTCAGCGAAGTCGAGGTCGAATTCAACCGGATGATTGATTCACTGGAGCAGACCCACGATGAGCTGCGGCAGCAATCGATGCTGGACCCGCTGACCCGGCTGCCCAACCGCTCGCTGTTTTTTGACAAGCTGAATGAAGCAATTGCCGCCGTCAAGGGAAGTGACCGCCAGATCGTGCTGGTCTTCATTGATCTGGATCATTTCAAGACGGTGAACGATACCCTGGGCCATGACTTCGGCGATGCCATCCTGAAGGAGACTGCCTTCCGCATCACACAGGTTGTCGGCAGGCATGATGTGGTCTCCCGTCTCGGCGGGGATGAATTCACCATCCTGCTCTACGATGTTCCAGATGAAGACAGCATTGCCCGGCAGCTCTCCCGGATTCAGGAAGCCCTCTCCATGCCGCACCGGATCAAGGGGCATCTTCTATATAATACCGCCAGCATCGGCATCAGTATTTATCCGCAGAACGGGGAAGACGCCGATTATCTGGTCAAGCAGGCAGACCTGGCCATGTTCCATGTCAAGGAGACCGGCCGCAATAACATTTTTCAGTATTCAGAGGATCTCGAAGCAGGTATCCGCCGTAAAAAAGTGCTGGCCCAGCAGCTTCTCTCCGCTGCCGCCGGGAACGAGTTCGAGCTGCACTACCAGCCGATTGTCAGCACAGGACAATTCCAGGTATCCAAGGTGGAGGCTCTGCTGCGCTGGAATAGTCCAAGCTATGGAAACATCTCACCGGCTGAATTCATTCCGCTGGCGGAGAGCAGCGGCTCCATTGTCGGCATCGGCAGCTGGGTGCTGCGCCAGGTCTGCGCTGATATGCGCGAATTCCGCAGCCGGGGTCTTGAGCTTACCGCAGCGGTAAATATCTCCGCGCTACAGCTCATGCAGCCAGGCCTGCTGGAGCTGCTCTTAGAGCTGCTGGATGAATATGAGCTGCCGGCCTCCAGTCTGGAGCTGGAGATTACGGAGAGCGTGCTCGTCTCCGGGGATGGCATCTTCCTGTCACTGCAGCAGCTTCGGGCCCATGGCTTCCGGATCTCACTGGATGACTTCGGCACCGGCTTCTCCTCCCTCAGCTATCTGCGCCGCTTTCCGGTCGATGTGATCAAGATTGACCGCTCCTTCATCTCCGAGATGTCACGGGAGGCTCAGGGGGATGTACTCGTCAAGGCGATTATCGAGCTGAGCCATAACCTGGGACTACGCGTGGTCTCGGAAGGCATTGAGCAGAGAGAGCAATTTGATATGCTGTGCGAGCTGGGCAGCGACGAGCTTCAGGGATACTATATCAGCAGGCCGCTTCAGGCCCAGGCCCTTTATTCTTTTCTGGAGCAGGGGAGTTATTACACCAGACGATAA
- a CDS encoding prenyltransferase, with amino-acid sequence MMEKWTIFKKASRFGVIPVMLIPVVLGTVGAYVWQGVFHPFLFVITFVGAAAAHLFSNMVNDLWDFRNGTDTEAQHTPGAISTNSGFLSGGVMRESLFALLTWGLLAVAAGCGLLLSLYSGWEILWFVAGGALIAYFYVAPPLRFGYRGKGYSELAIFLAFGLMPVLGAYFVQTGAFSLKPALLSLPSGLLTTLLLFNHHFLHWRADKQAGKRTLVVVWGERRALIFSQVLLYISYASLIACVLLHILPVYALLALLTAIAPIRIYRSLQPENPSEAYLPLMGASQRASVRCGVIMAAALLIQGLFY; translated from the coding sequence ATGATGGAGAAGTGGACCATATTTAAGAAAGCCTCACGGTTTGGAGTGATTCCCGTTATGCTCATACCGGTTGTCCTGGGAACGGTCGGGGCATATGTATGGCAGGGAGTATTCCATCCGTTTTTATTTGTGATAACGTTCGTCGGAGCGGCTGCGGCCCATTTATTCTCCAATATGGTGAATGACTTGTGGGATTTCCGCAACGGAACCGATACAGAGGCCCAGCATACTCCTGGAGCCATCTCTACGAACTCCGGATTTCTGTCCGGGGGCGTCATGCGTGAGTCGCTGTTTGCCCTGCTGACCTGGGGGCTGCTGGCTGTTGCGGCTGGCTGCGGTCTGCTGCTCAGCCTGTATAGCGGCTGGGAGATTCTGTGGTTTGTGGCCGGAGGGGCGCTGATTGCTTATTTCTATGTGGCGCCGCCGCTGCGGTTCGGATACCGGGGCAAGGGCTACAGCGAGCTTGCGATCTTCCTGGCCTTTGGATTAATGCCGGTGCTGGGCGCTTATTTCGTTCAGACCGGAGCGTTCAGTCTGAAGCCTGCGCTGCTGTCGCTGCCAAGCGGCCTGCTCACCACCCTGCTGCTGTTCAATCATCACTTTCTGCACTGGAGAGCTGACAAGCAGGCTGGAAAGCGCACACTGGTCGTGGTATGGGGGGAGCGCAGGGCGCTGATCTTCTCACAGGTACTGCTCTACATCTCTTATGCTTCGCTGATTGCATGTGTGCTGCTTCATATCTTGCCGGTATATGCGCTGCTCGCTCTATTGACGGCTATTGCACCGATACGGATCTACCGCAGCCTCCAGCCGGAGAACCCTTCGGAAGCCTACCTGCCGCTCATGGGTGCTTCACAGCGCGCATCCGTACGCTGCGGGGTGATCATGGCGGCAGCGCTGCTGATCCAGGGTCTATTCTACTAA
- a CDS encoding Gfo/Idh/MocA family oxidoreductase produces the protein MAEKLRWGIMGCAQIATGSVMPAIQESETGVIHAVASRGLTKSSSVAAEFGIERAYGSYEELLADPEVDAVYIPLPNHLHYEWVIRAAEAGKHILCEKPIALNSREAAEMIEACRKAGVHLAEAYMYRHHPRINELQVIIASGEIGAVRSIRGTFTYNDATDTSNIRFNAAWGGGSLYDVGCYPLTAARLLFGTEPEAVTVHALFSPEHDNVDMMASGLVEFPGGKSLIFDCGMWAYNRQLLEVLGTQGRIEIPMPFNARFDDAEFFVYGGGEPRRVEAFGANPYVQQADHFATAVFSGKPWIAEEDPLLNMKLIESCLESARRRERISLR, from the coding sequence ATGGCAGAGAAGCTTCGCTGGGGAATTATGGGCTGCGCGCAGATCGCTACAGGCTCGGTAATGCCGGCTATCCAGGAGTCCGAGACCGGGGTAATTCATGCAGTTGCCAGCCGCGGACTCACGAAGAGCAGTAGCGTAGCCGCCGAATTCGGCATTGAACGGGCCTATGGCAGCTATGAAGAGCTGCTTGCCGACCCGGAGGTGGATGCCGTCTATATTCCGCTTCCGAATCATCTCCACTATGAGTGGGTGATCCGTGCGGCTGAAGCAGGCAAGCATATCTTATGTGAGAAGCCGATTGCGCTGAACAGCCGTGAGGCGGCGGAGATGATAGAGGCCTGCCGGAAGGCGGGAGTGCACTTGGCAGAGGCCTACATGTACCGCCATCATCCGCGCATCAATGAGCTGCAGGTGATTATCGCCAGCGGCGAGATTGGTGCGGTGCGTTCCATCCGCGGCACATTCACCTACAACGATGCTACGGATACCTCCAACATCCGCTTCAACGCTGCCTGGGGAGGCGGATCACTCTATGATGTCGGCTGCTACCCGCTCACAGCCGCGCGGCTGCTGTTCGGTACAGAGCCGGAGGCCGTAACCGTGCACGCGCTGTTCTCGCCGGAGCATGATAATGTAGATATGATGGCCTCCGGGCTAGTGGAGTTTCCCGGCGGGAAGAGCCTGATCTTCGACTGCGGGATGTGGGCGTACAACCGTCAGCTGCTGGAGGTGCTCGGTACGCAGGGACGCATTGAGATTCCGATGCCGTTCAATGCGAGATTCGATGATGCGGAGTTCTTCGTGTACGGCGGCGGAGAGCCCCGGCGAGTCGAAGCCTTCGGAGCCAACCCGTACGTCCAGCAGGCTGACCATTTCGCTACGGCGGTCTTCAGCGGCAAGCCCTGGATTGCGGAAGAGGACCCGCTGCTGAATATGAAGCTGATCGAGAGCTGCCTGGAGTCAGCCCGGAGACGTGAGCGAATCAGCCTAAGGTAA
- a CDS encoding GPR1/FUN34/YaaH family transporter, protein MSAQPHTAQSVKIVTADPSAIGLFGLAIVTLVASSQKLEITTGLSYCIPWAIFLGAFAQLFASIQDAKHNNTFGMTAFGAYAFFWFGMGASWLIKLGVFGAVLAEGVDPKQLGFVFAGYLVFTLFMTLGAVEANRVLLIIFILIDFLFLGLSMDAFGVAAEFFHKLAAVSEMAIGIVSLYGCGASVLNAHFGRTFLPIGAPLGIFKK, encoded by the coding sequence ATGTCAGCTCAACCTCACACCGCTCAGTCCGTCAAAATTGTTACCGCCGACCCCAGCGCCATCGGCTTGTTCGGACTAGCCATCGTTACCCTGGTCGCTTCTTCACAAAAGCTCGAAATCACAACAGGTCTCAGCTACTGTATTCCTTGGGCCATCTTCCTCGGAGCCTTCGCCCAGCTATTCGCATCCATCCAGGATGCCAAGCACAACAACACCTTCGGCATGACCGCTTTTGGCGCCTATGCGTTCTTCTGGTTCGGCATGGGGGCAAGCTGGCTGATCAAGCTCGGTGTGTTCGGTGCAGTGCTGGCAGAGGGCGTTGATCCCAAGCAGCTGGGATTTGTTTTTGCAGGATATCTTGTGTTCACACTCTTCATGACGCTCGGCGCCGTTGAGGCTAACCGTGTGCTGCTGATCATCTTCATCCTCATCGACTTCCTGTTCCTCGGCCTCTCGATGGATGCCTTCGGCGTTGCTGCGGAATTCTTCCACAAGCTGGCTGCCGTATCGGAAATGGCTATCGGTATCGTATCGCTCTACGGCTGCGGCGCATCTGTGCTCAATGCCCACTTCGGACGTACCTTCCTGCCCATTGGTGCCCCGCTAGGCATCTTCAAAAAATAG
- a CDS encoding 1,4-dihydroxy-2-naphthoate polyprenyltransferase, with protein MNIRTFFKFVELPTKVASMLPLLLGTLYALYRFEDFYILRFVLMLVSLLSFDMATTAINNYYDFKKAAKTHGYGYETHNPIVRFKLKESTVVALIVILLVLAAGGGIALVFQTGLLVFLLGGLSFLIGILYSFGPIPISRMPLGELFSGLFMGFVIIFISAYIHSDQAVVTLLLKGEWISLHINFLEVLYLFWFSVPAILGIAGIMLANNICDIEDDIDNRRYTLPVYIGRENALLLWRLLYYVSFADLIVLVLLGVHPVLVLLLLLTLIPLRRNIARFYQEQHKGTTFILAVKNFVLMSAARILVLGIAVIWVTLR; from the coding sequence GTGAATATAAGAACTTTCTTCAAGTTTGTCGAGCTGCCGACGAAGGTCGCCAGTATGCTCCCGCTGCTGCTGGGAACGCTGTATGCCCTGTACCGGTTCGAGGATTTCTACATCCTGCGCTTCGTGCTGATGCTGGTATCCCTCTTAAGCTTTGATATGGCGACAACAGCGATCAACAACTATTATGATTTCAAAAAAGCCGCCAAAACCCATGGCTACGGGTATGAGACCCATAATCCGATTGTCCGCTTCAAGCTGAAGGAGTCTACAGTGGTGGCGCTGATCGTCATTCTCCTTGTGCTGGCGGCAGGCGGGGGCATTGCCCTGGTGTTCCAGACCGGACTGCTGGTATTTCTGCTCGGGGGACTCTCCTTCCTGATCGGCATCCTGTACTCCTTCGGACCGATCCCCATCTCGCGGATGCCGCTCGGGGAGCTGTTCTCCGGGCTGTTCATGGGGTTTGTTATTATTTTTATCTCGGCTTATATCCATTCGGATCAGGCGGTGGTCACTCTGCTGCTGAAGGGGGAATGGATCAGCCTGCATATCAATTTCCTTGAGGTGCTGTATCTGTTCTGGTTCTCCGTCCCGGCTATTCTAGGTATTGCCGGAATTATGCTGGCGAACAATATTTGCGATATCGAGGATGATATCGACAACCGCAGATACACGCTGCCGGTGTACATCGGACGGGAGAATGCGCTGCTGCTGTGGAGGCTGCTGTATTATGTGTCTTTTGCCGATCTGATTGTGCTGGTGCTGCTCGGAGTCCATCCGGTGCTGGTTCTGCTGCTCCTGCTGACCCTGATTCCGCTGCGCCGCAATATTGCACGCTTCTATCAGGAGCAGCATAAAGGCACGACCTTCATCCTGGCGGTGAAGAATTTCGTGCTTATGAGTGCGGCAAGAATCCTTGTGCTGGGTATAGCTGTTATATGGGTCACACTAAGATAA
- a CDS encoding EAL domain-containing protein → MDQMGIHNNIWIVLLSYALAAAAAYSALNLISQVSHSAGRVRRLWLLSGTCVLGGGIWAMHFVGIMASRLPFKVSYHPGMAALSLLIVLSFCYAALQIVTAPRQRSWRFLTAGGILGGGISFMHYAGMSSMEMEAKIHYRMVDQAVSVLIAFTASYIGVLMFRRFKDHTGFSRWKLYSALFIALAVTGMHYTSLRASDLHNYNWQAAAPMLLETDVVLLTGISLVTLFVLAISGGTVFLDRDVLERMAYHDPLTELPNRHGLERYFKDDFFGGISGAVFFVDLDRFKSINDTLGHDIGDLLLREVSARLTCCVGGQGKVFRLGGDEFLIALPDCAVVAAEEVAQHILQELKKSYSIEGNELYVTASVGISMTPAHGTDRSALMKAADTALYTSKDSGKNKFSVFDLEMNRHQVRRMSLEKDLRKALARSEFMVVYQPKWDSLLNVTVGLEALLRWRHPEHGVISPGEFIPIAEETGLIVPITYWMLHEVCGQNMLWHQAKVASVAVSINMSARMFEGESLYEVVEEALTRSGLAPHFLELEITESIAMNNMEETVAQLSKLRELGVRVSLDDFGTGFSSLGNLDEIPVNTLKIDQVFIRKSKMHSKKAIISNIIAIASNLNMEVVAEGVETTEQIELLQSLGCRVMQGFYYGRPMPVKELGQWFIENTA, encoded by the coding sequence ATGGATCAAATGGGAATCCACAATAATATCTGGATTGTTTTACTATCCTATGCGCTTGCTGCCGCCGCAGCGTACTCCGCGCTTAATCTGATTTCTCAGGTTTCCCATTCCGCGGGCCGAGTCAGGCGTCTCTGGCTGCTCTCGGGTACCTGTGTGCTTGGAGGCGGTATCTGGGCGATGCATTTTGTCGGCATTATGGCCAGCCGTCTGCCGTTCAAGGTCAGCTACCATCCGGGGATGGCTGCGCTGTCTCTGCTTATTGTGCTGTCCTTCTGTTATGCAGCCCTTCAGATTGTGACGGCTCCCCGCCAGAGAAGTTGGCGGTTCCTTACGGCCGGCGGCATACTGGGCGGCGGGATATCGTTCATGCATTATGCAGGAATGTCCTCCATGGAGATGGAAGCCAAGATTCATTACAGGATGGTGGATCAGGCTGTATCCGTACTAATTGCCTTTACCGCTTCTTACATCGGAGTATTAATGTTTCGCAGATTTAAGGATCATACAGGCTTTAGCCGCTGGAAGCTGTATTCGGCATTGTTCATCGCCCTGGCGGTTACCGGTATGCATTATACGAGTCTGAGAGCAAGCGACCTGCACAATTACAACTGGCAGGCGGCCGCGCCCATGCTGCTGGAGACCGATGTGGTGCTCCTGACGGGGATTTCACTGGTTACCCTGTTTGTGCTGGCGATCTCCGGCGGTACCGTTTTTCTGGACAGGGATGTCCTGGAGCGCATGGCCTATCATGACCCGCTCACCGAGCTGCCGAACCGGCATGGGCTGGAGCGCTACTTCAAGGATGATTTCTTCGGCGGGATCTCGGGTGCTGTGTTTTTTGTTGATCTGGACCGCTTCAAGTCAATTAATGATACGCTGGGGCACGATATTGGAGACTTGCTGCTGCGCGAGGTGTCTGCCAGGCTAACCTGCTGCGTGGGCGGGCAGGGGAAGGTGTTCCGGCTTGGCGGCGATGAATTCCTGATAGCGCTGCCGGATTGCGCCGTCGTGGCGGCGGAGGAAGTGGCACAGCATATCCTCCAGGAGCTTAAGAAGTCATACAGCATTGAAGGCAATGAATTGTACGTGACTGCGAGCGTGGGAATCAGCATGACTCCGGCGCACGGCACCGACCGTTCGGCGCTAATGAAAGCAGCCGATACGGCGCTCTATACCTCCAAGGATTCGGGCAAGAATAAATTCAGTGTGTTCGATCTGGAGATGAACCGTCACCAGGTACGGCGGATGTCACTTGAGAAGGATCTGCGCAAGGCGCTGGCCCGCTCGGAATTCATGGTGGTCTACCAGCCCAAATGGGATTCGCTGCTGAATGTCACCGTGGGGCTCGAAGCGCTGCTGCGCTGGAGACACCCGGAGCATGGCGTCATCTCTCCGGGAGAGTTCATTCCGATCGCCGAGGAGACCGGCCTGATTGTCCCTATTACATACTGGATGCTGCATGAGGTGTGCGGACAGAATATGCTCTGGCATCAGGCGAAGGTTGCCAGTGTAGCAGTCTCGATCAATATGTCGGCGCGGATGTTTGAAGGCGAAAGCCTGTATGAGGTAGTGGAAGAGGCGCTAACGCGTTCGGGCCTTGCGCCGCATTTCCTTGAACTGGAGATTACCGAATCGATTGCGATGAACAATATGGAGGAGACGGTAGCCCAGCTCTCCAAGCTGCGGGAGCTGGGGGTGCGGGTATCCCTGGATGATTTCGGAACCGGTTTCTCTTCGCTTGGCAATCTGGATGAGATTCCGGTCAACACCCTTAAGATTGATCAGGTCTTCATCCGCAAGAGCAAGATGCATTCCAAGAAAGCGATCATCAGCAACATTATTGCCATTGCCAGCAATCTCAACATGGAGGTTGTGGCCGAGGGCGTGGAGACTACGGAGCAGATTGAGCTGCTGCAATCGCTGGGCTGCCGGGTGATGCAGGGCTTCTATTACGGACGTCCGATGCCGGTTAAAGAATTGGGCCAATGGTTTATTGAGAATACGGCCTAA
- a CDS encoding DUF6081 family protein: MPAVQGKQTVIGNFHTILEEGKVWQTGGFKLPDGSFWAYREPEAVVIVRNDHLYVRAQLSRRHDQVQILDNAKHMYYSAQPVDIPEEGEIRFELQIRARTQGTAPGDLYDGYVSLNLLDFTTGAALDFFAGNDKYASVYGILPFPGVTVPETGGTKYFCIFKEDTDFKPREFNTYAITYHRGNNEAVFYVNGNEVRRERNVPVKFNSFTIALGIMTEKDLTPEGSVSAHGQTVIAEWSPITITTTAQ, translated from the coding sequence ATGCCTGCTGTACAGGGCAAGCAAACGGTAATCGGGAATTTCCATACGATTCTGGAGGAAGGGAAGGTCTGGCAAACCGGCGGCTTCAAGCTGCCGGACGGCTCGTTCTGGGCGTATCGTGAGCCGGAAGCGGTGGTGATCGTCCGTAATGATCATCTGTATGTGCGGGCTCAGCTGAGCCGCCGTCATGATCAGGTGCAGATTCTGGATAATGCCAAGCATATGTATTATTCCGCCCAGCCGGTAGACATCCCGGAGGAAGGTGAAATCCGCTTCGAGCTGCAGATCCGCGCCCGCACGCAGGGCACTGCTCCGGGGGATCTTTATGACGGCTATGTGTCGCTGAATCTGCTGGACTTCACCACAGGCGCTGCGCTTGATTTTTTCGCTGGTAACGACAAATACGCCAGTGTGTACGGAATCCTTCCGTTCCCCGGGGTAACCGTACCCGAGACAGGGGGAACCAAATACTTCTGTATTTTCAAGGAGGATACGGACTTCAAGCCGCGCGAATTCAACACGTACGCCATCACCTACCACCGGGGCAACAATGAAGCTGTCTTTTATGTAAATGGTAATGAAGTGCGGCGCGAGCGGAATGTGCCCGTGAAATTCAATAGCTTCACCATTGCTCTGGGCATCATGACGGAGAAGGACCTGACCCCGGAAGGCAGCGTGTCGGCGCACGGACAGACGGTTATCGCAGAATGGTCGCCGATTACTATTACAACCACCGCACAGTAA